CGCCGGAGAGGAAGCCCCGGCCCAGCGGGGAGTAGGCGACGAGGCCGATGCCGAGCTCGCGCAGGGTCTCCAGGACGCCGTCGTGCTCGATGCCGCGCTCGAAGAGGCTGTACTCGGTCTGGACGGCGGCCAGCGGGTGGACGGCGTGGGCGCGGGCGATGGTGGCGGGCGCCACCTCGCAGAGGCCGATGTGGCGCACCTTGCCCGCGGCCACCAGCTCCGCCATCGCGCCGACGCTCTCCTCGATCGGCACGGCCGGGTCGACGCGGTGCAGGTAGTACAGGTCGATGTGGTCGGTCCCGAGGTGGCGCAGGGAGCGATCGGCGGCACGGCGGATGTACTCCGGGGTGCCGTTGTGGCCGCGGAACTCACCCTGGTCGGTGAATTCGATGCCGGTCTTGGTGGCGACCACGGCCGCGTCCCGGCGACCGGTGAGCGCCTTGCCGAGCAGCTGTTCGTTGATGAAGGGGCCGTATCCCTCAGCGGTGTCCAGCAGCGTGACGCCCAGCTCCAGGGCCCGGTCGATGGTGGCGAGGGACTCGGTGTCGTCGGTGGCTCCGTAGTGCGCGCTCATGCCCATGAGCCCGAGGCCCTCGACGCCGACGGTGAGGCCCTGGCCGCCCAGTGTGCGCATCTCCATGGTGTTTCTCTCCTGCTCCGGCTGCTTCCGCCGAGTAAGTAACTAACTGGATAGTTCGATACTGTGGCACACCTGCCGAGGATGTCAATAACTGGATAGTTACTTGCTAGGCTGCCGCCATGGCACGGGACTCCAGCGCAACCAGGGCACGGCTCCTCGACGCGGCCTTCGCCGAGTTCGCGGCGTACGGGATCGCCGGCGCGCGCGTCGACCGGATCGCGGAAGCGGCGCAGGCGAACAAGCGCCTCATCTACGTCTACTTCGGCAACAAGGAGGAGCTCTTCGACGCCGTTCTGCAGCGCGCGCTGGCGACCGGCTCCGAGACGGTGCCGTTCGACGCCGAGGACCTTCCCGGGTACGCGGGCGCAGTCTTCGACCACCTGGTGGAGCGGCCCTCCCTGATGCGGCTCGTGGCGTGGAAGCAGCTGGAGCGCCCCGGGGTCGCCGACACCGAGGCAGAGTCGTACCGGGGCAAGATCGCGGCGGTGGAGCAGGCGCAGCGGGCCGGGCTGGTCGACCCCGCGCCGGACCCCGCCGATCTGCTGACCCTGGTGATGGGACTGTCGCAGTCGTGGTTCGGCGCGGTGGGCGGCCCGGCGGCGGGCGACTCGGAAGCCGGCTGGTCACCGGAGCGGCTGGCCCGTCACCGCGCGGCGGTCGTGGAGTCCGTACGCCGCGTCGCGGCCCCGCCGCCCGCAGCGGCGCCCTGAGCGGCCGCGGGGAGGCGGGCAGCATGGACACGGCAGAACTGGAAACCCGGGCCCGGCGCCTCGCGGCGGCGGGCGAGCGGGGGGCCGGCGGGCGGGCGGCCGGCGAGCTGCCGGCCGACGGGCTACCGGCCGGCGGGCGGCGGATCCTGGGCATCGCCGGAGCGCCCGGCGCGGGCAAGTCCACGCTCGCCGCGCGACTGGCCCGGGCTCTGGGTCCCGCGGTGGCGGTGGTCGTACCGATGGACGGGTTCCACCTCGCCCAGGCCGAGCTGGAGCGGCTGGGCCGCGCCGCACGCAAGGGCGCGCCCGACACCTTCGACGCGGCCGGCTACGTGGCCCTGCTGCGACGGCTGCGCGAGCGGACGGCCGAAGCCGTGTACGCGCCGGCTTTCGACCGCACCCTGGAGGAGCCCGTCGCCGGGAGCATCCGGGTGGAGCCCGACGTACCGCTGGTGATCACCGAGGGGAACTACCTGCTGCACGGCGCGGGGATGTGGGCCGAGGTCCGCCCCCTGCTGGACGAGGCGTGGTTCCTGGCCCCCGACGACACGGCACGGGTCCGGCGGCTGGTCGACCGCCACGTGCGGCACGGCAAGGACGAGGCGTACGCCCGCCGTTGGGTGGCCCGCTCCGACGAGGCGAACGCCCGCCTGATCGCGCCGGGGCGCAGCCGGGCGGACCTCGTCATCGATTGACCGGGCCCCGGGGAACGGCACTGTTCCCGGGACGGCACCAGCCGGCCGGCCCGGGCGTCCGCCTTCGCCGCCCGCGCGTCAAGGGGCGTTCGGCGGGGCCGGGTCGTGGCGGGCGAAGACCTGGTCGAGGCCGACGATGCCGAGCACGCGGGTGATGTTGTCCGGTACGGCGGCGAGCGCCATGGCCGCTTCCGCGGCGGACGTCCGGTTGTGGGCGGTGATCAGGGCGCTGATGCCGCTGGAGTCGCAGAACTCCAGGCCGCCCAGGTCCAGGACGAGGAGGTCGCCGGGGGCGAGGGCGAGGGCGTCGACCGCCTGGCGCAGTTGCGGCGCGGTGTCGAAGTCGAGGTCGCCGGTGACCCGCACTACGGGACCGGTGTCGGCGTCTCGGACGGTGATCGTCAACGGGCTCATGTCAGGTAGTCGCTCCGGAAGGTGTCGGGGAGGCCGGGAGGCCGAGGGCGAGCAGGGCGGTGTCGTCGTCCAGCCCTTCGCCGAAGCTGTCGAGCAGGCCCCTCAGGGCACCGATCAGGCCGTGGGGGCCGACGGCGGGACGCGCGGCGGCGAAGTCGCGCAGCGCCTCGTCCCCGTACAGCTCGCGGGTCGCTCCGATCCGGGCCTCGGTCAGGCCGTCGGTGTACAGCAGGAGCGTGTCACCCGGCTCCAGCACGGTCCGGGCGGGTGTGAACGACGCTTCGGGCAGGACCCCGACGAGCAGCCCGCCGGGGGTGGACAGGTACTCCGCCCTTCCGTCGGCGCGTATCAGGAGCGCCGGCGGATGGCCGCCGGACGCCAGCTCCACGGTGACGGTGTCGCCCACGGGTTCCAGTACCCCGAAGATGGCGGTGCAGTAGCGGGGATCGCCGCCGGTGTACCGCTCGTGGAGGACGGCGTTGAGCGTGGTGAGCGCGGCGACGGGATCGGGGTCGTGCAGGGCGGCGGCGCGCAGGGTGTACCGGGTCAGGGAGGTCACGGCGGCGGCCTGGGGGCCCTTGCCGCAGACGTCTCCGAGGAAGAACGCCCAGCGTCTGCCGTCGATCCGGAACAGGTCGTAGAAGTCACCGCCGAGCCGGTCGAGGGAGGCGGTGTGGTAATGGGAGGCGGCCTCCATGCCCGGGACGTCCGGCAGGGTGGCGGGCAGCAGGCTCTGCTGGAGGACGGCCAGTGCCTCCGTGAGCCGTTTGCGGTCCGCTTCCGCCTCGGCGCGGGCTTCCTCCGCGGCCTTCTGCCGGCGCAGCAGCTCCCTCTCGTAGGAGCGCCGCTCGCTCGCGTCGAAGACGGTGGTGCGGATGAGCAGGGGCTGGCCGTCGCCGCCGGTCTTCACGGTGGAGGTGACCAGGACCGGCAGCCTGCTGCCGCCGGCCGCCTTGATCTCGAAGGCGATGCCGCTGACCTGGCCCTGCATGCGCAGCAACGGCGCGAAGTGGGTCTCGTGGTAGAGCTTCCCGCCGACCGTCAGCAGGTCGGCGAAGCGCATGCGGCCCACGACCTCCTCGCGGGAACGGCCGAGCCAGCTCAGCAGGGTGGTGTTGATCTTGGCGATGGTGCCGTCGAGGAGGGTGGAGAGGTAGCCGCAAGGAGCCGACTCGTAGAGGTCCTCCGCACTGTCCTCCAGCAGGGAGGTGAACACCGCGTCGGTCGCAGCCCTGTCTCCCGGCTGCTCGGCGCTGCGCCCCGTGCAGGACATCACCGCAACGACCGGACGAAGGCCAGGATCTCGGCGGCCGTGGCCTCCGGAGCGCTCAGCTGGGGGCAGTGACCGGTGGCGTCGAGGGTGACCAGGCGGCTGCCGGCGATGGCGGCGTGTACGTAGGCGCCCACCTCGCGCGGTGCGATCACGTCCTGGGAGCACTCCAGAACGAGCGTGGGGACGGTGACCTTGCGCAGGTCGTCGCGACTGTCGGTGAGGAACGTGGTGCGGGCGAAGACGCGGGCGATGTCCGGGTCGGTGGCGCAGAAGCTGGCGGTGAGTTCCTCGCCGAGTTCGGGGCGGTCGGGGTTGCCCATGATGACCGGTGCCATCGCCGCGGACCAGCCCAGGTAGTTCGATTCCAGGGAGCCGAGCAGTTCTTCGATGTCGTCGGCGCTGAACCCGCCCCGGTAGTCCTCGCCGTCGATGTAGCAGGGGGAGGGACCGACCATGACGAGGGAGGAGAACCGGGAGGGGGCGGCCGCGGCGGCGAGCACACCGATCATGGCGCTGACCGAGTGGCCGACGAACGCCACGTCCCGCAGGTCGAGCTCGTCGCAGATCTCCACGACGTCGCGGGCGTAGCCCTCCAGCGACGCGTAGCGTTCCCCGTCCCACGCGGACAGGTCGGAGCGGCCCGAGCCCACGTAGTCGAACCGCACCACACGGTATTCCTCCGACAGCGCCGGCGAGACCAGCCGCCACATGTTCTGGTCGCAGCCGAAGCCGTGCGCCAGCATGATCACGGGGGCGCCCTCGCGTCCGCTCACCGTTACGTTGTTTCTGCGGAGGATGTCCATCCGTACATCCTCCCATCCTGCCGGACGGCCCCTTCGGGCGCCTCCCCGCCCGGCCGCAGAAGCCGCCTCCCCGCCCGGCCGCCGAGCGGCCTCCCGCACCGGCCGGCGACCCGTGCGTTCTGCACACCCCATCGGTGACAGCCGTGACTGTCGCCGTGCCCGGTCCGGCTGGCACCGTTGATCCCGCCACCAACCGACCGAGGGAGTACGGGTGAACAAGGGGTACGCCGCCTTCTGCGACGCAGACCGCTGGTTCTACGACGCGCCGTACCGGCGGGCCGAGGAGAGCTATCCGGCCGCGCTCGCCCCCGTACCGGCGGGATGGCGCGCCCACCGCAACGGCAGCTGGTACGCCTTGCGGCCGCTCGGCCTCGAACTGCCCTCCCAGGGCTGGAAGATCCACGTCTCGGCCACCCTCGACAACGCCGAGTCCGTCCTGGCGCGCGTGTACGAGTACTGCGTGGACGGACGCATCGCCTTCAAGTTCGTGCCGAGCCGGTACCTGCTGCACCTGCGCAACGCCAAGTACGCCGACCGCGGCGCCAGCGGCAAGTTCCTCACGGTCTACCCTGCCGACGCCGAAGAGTGCCGCCGCATCTGCGAGGACCTGGACGGCCTGCTGTCCGGGGAGCCCGGCCCGTACATCCTCAGCGACCTGCGCTGGGGCGCGGGCCCGGTCCACCTGCGCTACGGAAGCTTCACCCTGCGGCACTGCTACGACGAGCAGGGCGAGGTCGTCCCGGCGATCGAGGCCCCCGACGGGCGCCTGGTGCCCGATCCACGGGGGCCGGTGTTCCAGCCCCCGGAGTGGGTCGAGCTGCCGCCCTTCTTGAAACCGCACCTCGAAGCGCGGTCCGCCGTCAGTCTCGCCGGTCTGCCCTACACGGTGGAGCGGGCCCTGCACTTCTCCAACGGCGGGGGCGTCTACGCCGGCCGCGACACCCGCACCGGTGAGGCGGTGGTCCTCAAGGAAGGACGGCCGTACGCGGGGCTCGCAGCCGACGGGGCGGACGCCGTGGCGCGGCTGCACCGGGAGCGGGCGGCGCTGGAGCGGCTGGCCGGTCTGGACTGCGTACCCGCGGTCCGCGACGCCTTCACGGTCGGCGACCACCACTTCCTGGTGCTCCAGTACCTGGAGGGCAAGCCGCTCAACACCTACTTCGCCCGCAAGCACCCGCTGATCGACGCGGACCCGACGCCGGACGCGCTCGCCGCCTACACCACCTGGGCCCTCAAGATCCACGAGCGGGTCACCGAGGCCGTGGCGGCCGTCCACGCCCGTGGGGTGGTCTTCAACGACCTGCACCTGTTCAACGTCATGGTCTGCGAGGACCCGGAGGGCGAACCCTCCGTCGCACTGCTGGACTTCGAAGCCGCCGCGCACGTCGACGAGGGGCTGCGGCAGACGGTGGCCAACCCCGCCTTCGTCGCCCCGCCCGACCGCCGTGGCTTCGCCGTCGACCGCTACGCCCTCGCCTGCCTGGGCCTGGCCCTGTTCCTGCCGCTGACGAGCCTGCTCGTACTGGACCGGGCGAAGGCCGTCCACCTGGCCGCCATCGCCGCCGAACACTTCCCCGTACCACGGCGGTTCCTGGACGAGGCCGTCGCGGAGATCCTCGCGGGGCCGCAGGGGGAGCCGGCCGAGGCGGCGGCCGGCCCGGTGCCGGTGCCCACCGGCCCGTACCTCCCGGTGGACCCCGGGGACGGGGCCGCGGCCCGGCGCTCCATGGCGGCGGCCCTGCGGGCCTCGGCCACGCCGGACCGGGAGGACCGGTTCTTCCCGGGCGACATCGCCCAGTTCACCATCGAAGGCGGGGGCACCGGCTTCGGTTACGGCGCCGCCGGGGTGCTGTACGCGCTGGCCGAGACCGGCGCCGAGCCCTGGCCCGAAGCCGAGGAATGGCTGCTGGCCCGGGCCGGGGATCCCGGCTCGGGGACCCCGCTCGGCTTCTACGACGGCCTCGCCGGCACCGCCTGGACCCTGGAGCGGCTCGGGCACCGCGAGCAGGCCCTCACCCTGGCCGGGGAACTGCTGCGCCAGCCCTGGCAGGAGACCGGCCCGGACCTGTACGGCGGACTCGCCGGCATCGGACTGGCCCTGGACGCGCTGGGCACGGCGACCGGCGAAGGCGAACTCCACGCCGCCGCCGTGCACTGCGCCGAACTCACCGCCCGATCGGCCCCCCGGCTGACCCGCGCGGGACTGCTGTACGGCAACTCCGGGCCCGCGCTGCTCTTCCTGCGCCTGTACGAACGCACCCGCGACGAGGAGTACCTCGTACGTGCCGGGCAAGCCCTGCACCGCGATCTCGACCGGTGCGTGACCAGCGCGTTCGGTACCCTGCAAGTCGACGAGGGTTGGCGCACGATGCCCTACCTCGGCGCCGGCAGCGTGGGCATCGGCATGGTCTTGGACGACTGGTCGGAGCACGCCGAGGACCCGCGTTTCGCACGGGCCCGGCGCGAGATCGTACGCGCCGCACGGTCCCACTTCTACGCGCAGCCCGGCCTGTTCCGGGGCGCGGCCGGAATGGTCGTGCACCTGGCGCGGACCAGCACGCCCGACCCCGAAGCCACACGGAGCGCCGACCTCGACCGCCAGATCGCGGCCCTGGCCCGGCACGCCGTCCCCTACCAAGGCCATCTGGCCTTCCCCGGCGAACAGTTGATGCGCCTGTCCATGGATCTCTCCACGGGCACGGCCGGCATCCTGCTCGCCCTCGGCAGCGCGACGCCCGGCGGGCGCGCCCAGCTGCCGTTCCTCCCACCGCTGCGGCACGCCGCGGCGGTCCCAGAGCCGGCCACGCACCACCGCGAGGCCGTGACCCCATCGCACCAACTCATCGAGAGGAACATGACATGACCCTTCTTGACCTGCAGTCGATGGAGACCGTGAAGGAAGAGACCACCGAGGCGGCCCTGCACGGCGGTGGCAGCCAGGCGAGCCTGCTGCTCTGCGGTGACAGCAGCCTGAGCCTCACGACCTGTCACTGATCAGGTAGCTTCCGGGCCCGGGCGGTTCACCGCCCGGGCCCGGAGCCATCTCCTCAAGCCTGGGAGCCCCGACCATGACCCCGCCCGCGTCCCCGAGCCCCTCCCCCTGCCCTCAAGGCGGGGCGGTGTCCGGACGCGGCGGCGACCGGGCCCTGCTGGCGGCCGCCCGGCACAGCGGTGCGCGAACCGCCGCCGTGGGCGTGTGCTCCGCCGCCGCCGCCGTCGCGGCCCTCGCCGAACCCGCCGTGCTCGGCCGTGCGCTCGACCTCCTGCTGCGCCGCGACCCGTCCGGGCCGTCCTGGACCCTGTGGTGTGCGGCCGTCATCGCGGCCGAGGTGCTCCTGGACGCCGTCACCGCCCGGCTGACCGGCCAGGTGGGCGGCCGCAGCACCGCCTGGCTGCGCCGCAAGGGGCTGGCCGCGCTGCTGCGCGCGGCACCGCACCACGCGGGCCGCCACTCCCCCGGCGACCTCACGGCCCGGCTGACCGCGCACGCCACGGAGGCCGGAACGGGGCCGGCCGCCGCCGCGGCCGGTCTCGCCTCGCTGCTGCCGCCGCTCGGCGGACTCGTCGCCCTGTTCCTCATCGACACGTGGACCGCCCTCGCCTTCCTCGCCGGACTTCCGCTGCTGGGCTGGCTGTTGCGGTCCTTCGCACGCGACTCGGGCGCCAGCGTGAACCGTTACCAGGAGGTGCAGCTGGCCATGGCGGGCCGTCTGGTGGAGGCCCTCGCCGGGGCCCGGACCATCGCCGCCGCCGGAACCGTC
This Streptomyces sp. NBC_00539 DNA region includes the following protein-coding sequences:
- a CDS encoding SapB/AmfS family lanthipeptide is translated as MTLLDLQSMETVKEETTEAALHGGGSQASLLLCGDSSLSLTTCH
- a CDS encoding alpha/beta fold hydrolase: MDILRRNNVTVSGREGAPVIMLAHGFGCDQNMWRLVSPALSEEYRVVRFDYVGSGRSDLSAWDGERYASLEGYARDVVEICDELDLRDVAFVGHSVSAMIGVLAAAAAPSRFSSLVMVGPSPCYIDGEDYRGGFSADDIEELLGSLESNYLGWSAAMAPVIMGNPDRPELGEELTASFCATDPDIARVFARTTFLTDSRDDLRKVTVPTLVLECSQDVIAPREVGAYVHAAIAGSRLVTLDATGHCPQLSAPEATAAEILAFVRSLR
- a CDS encoding nucleoside/nucleotide kinase family protein, which codes for MDTAELETRARRLAAAGERGAGGRAAGELPADGLPAGGRRILGIAGAPGAGKSTLAARLARALGPAVAVVVPMDGFHLAQAELERLGRAARKGAPDTFDAAGYVALLRRLRERTAEAVYAPAFDRTLEEPVAGSIRVEPDVPLVITEGNYLLHGAGMWAEVRPLLDEAWFLAPDDTARVRRLVDRHVRHGKDEAYARRWVARSDEANARLIAPGRSRADLVID
- a CDS encoding PP2C family protein-serine/threonine phosphatase, giving the protein MSCTGRSAEQPGDRAATDAVFTSLLEDSAEDLYESAPCGYLSTLLDGTIAKINTTLLSWLGRSREEVVGRMRFADLLTVGGKLYHETHFAPLLRMQGQVSGIAFEIKAAGGSRLPVLVTSTVKTGGDGQPLLIRTTVFDASERRSYERELLRRQKAAEEARAEAEADRKRLTEALAVLQQSLLPATLPDVPGMEAASHYHTASLDRLGGDFYDLFRIDGRRWAFFLGDVCGKGPQAAAVTSLTRYTLRAAALHDPDPVAALTTLNAVLHERYTGGDPRYCTAIFGVLEPVGDTVTVELASGGHPPALLIRADGRAEYLSTPGGLLVGVLPEASFTPARTVLEPGDTLLLYTDGLTEARIGATRELYGDEALRDFAAARPAVGPHGLIGALRGLLDSFGEGLDDDTALLALGLPASPTPSGATT
- a CDS encoding aldo/keto reductase, whose translation is MEMRTLGGQGLTVGVEGLGLMGMSAHYGATDDTESLATIDRALELGVTLLDTAEGYGPFINEQLLGKALTGRRDAAVVATKTGIEFTDQGEFRGHNGTPEYIRRAADRSLRHLGTDHIDLYYLHRVDPAVPIEESVGAMAELVAAGKVRHIGLCEVAPATIARAHAVHPLAAVQTEYSLFERGIEHDGVLETLRELGIGLVAYSPLGRGFLSGAITSPDDFAADDFRRTDPRFQGENFDRNLALVAQVRRLAAEKGVTPSQLALAWTLRQGAVPIPGTKRRRYLEENVAATAVTITDADLAALDAVAPHGAVSGDRYAPELMAALNG
- a CDS encoding TetR/AcrR family transcriptional regulator, translating into MARDSSATRARLLDAAFAEFAAYGIAGARVDRIAEAAQANKRLIYVYFGNKEELFDAVLQRALATGSETVPFDAEDLPGYAGAVFDHLVERPSLMRLVAWKQLERPGVADTEAESYRGKIAAVEQAQRAGLVDPAPDPADLLTLVMGLSQSWFGAVGGPAAGDSEAGWSPERLARHRAAVVESVRRVAAPPPAAAP
- a CDS encoding STAS domain-containing protein → MSPLTITVRDADTGPVVRVTGDLDFDTAPQLRQAVDALALAPGDLLVLDLGGLEFCDSSGISALITAHNRTSAAEAAMALAAVPDNITRVLGIVGLDQVFARHDPAPPNAP
- the lanKC gene encoding class III lanthionine synthetase LanKC yields the protein MNKGYAAFCDADRWFYDAPYRRAEESYPAALAPVPAGWRAHRNGSWYALRPLGLELPSQGWKIHVSATLDNAESVLARVYEYCVDGRIAFKFVPSRYLLHLRNAKYADRGASGKFLTVYPADAEECRRICEDLDGLLSGEPGPYILSDLRWGAGPVHLRYGSFTLRHCYDEQGEVVPAIEAPDGRLVPDPRGPVFQPPEWVELPPFLKPHLEARSAVSLAGLPYTVERALHFSNGGGVYAGRDTRTGEAVVLKEGRPYAGLAADGADAVARLHRERAALERLAGLDCVPAVRDAFTVGDHHFLVLQYLEGKPLNTYFARKHPLIDADPTPDALAAYTTWALKIHERVTEAVAAVHARGVVFNDLHLFNVMVCEDPEGEPSVALLDFEAAAHVDEGLRQTVANPAFVAPPDRRGFAVDRYALACLGLALFLPLTSLLVLDRAKAVHLAAIAAEHFPVPRRFLDEAVAEILAGPQGEPAEAAAGPVPVPTGPYLPVDPGDGAAARRSMAAALRASATPDREDRFFPGDIAQFTIEGGGTGFGYGAAGVLYALAETGAEPWPEAEEWLLARAGDPGSGTPLGFYDGLAGTAWTLERLGHREQALTLAGELLRQPWQETGPDLYGGLAGIGLALDALGTATGEGELHAAAVHCAELTARSAPRLTRAGLLYGNSGPALLFLRLYERTRDEEYLVRAGQALHRDLDRCVTSAFGTLQVDEGWRTMPYLGAGSVGIGMVLDDWSEHAEDPRFARARREIVRAARSHFYAQPGLFRGAAGMVVHLARTSTPDPEATRSADLDRQIAALARHAVPYQGHLAFPGEQLMRLSMDLSTGTAGILLALGSATPGGRAQLPFLPPLRHAAAVPEPATHHREAVTPSHQLIERNMT